In a genomic window of Leifsonia xyli subsp. cynodontis DSM 46306:
- the tkt gene encoding transketolase yields MAALQWDPIDNKAVDTARVLAADAVEKVGNGHPGTAMSLAPAAYLLFQKVMRRDPRDQHWLGRDRFILSAGHSSLTQYIQLYLGGYGLELGDLEALRTWGSLTPGHPEYGHTDGVEITTGPLGQGISSSVGFAYAARYERGLFDPEAAPGTSPFDHFVYVIAGDGDLQEGVSSEASSLAGHQQLGNLIAIYDSNQISIEDDTDIAFTEDVQARYEAYHWHVQVVDWKKTGVYTEDVQALNDAIVAAQGVTDKPSLIILKTIIGWPSPKKQNTGKIHGSALGADELRAVKEVLGFDPEQTFEVADEVIEHTRKAVERGAAQRAEWQKGFDAWAAANPERKQLLDRLLSGAAPEGIADALPVFEAGKDMSTRAASGKVINAIAPVMPELWGGSADLAESNNTTIEGAASFVPVEHSTHEWTGNPYGRVLHFGIREHAMAAIINGIALHGHTRAFGGTFLIFSDYMRPAVRLAALMRVPSIFVWTHDSVALGEDGPTHQPIEQLSTLRAIPQLDVVRPGDANEVAHAWKTILTRRNGPAGIALTRQNIPVFERGDGEAAGDTLASAENVAKGAYILAEAPGGTPDVLFIATGSEVQIALEARDVLRGEGINARVVSAPCLEWFAEQDAAYREKVLPAALKARVSIEAGLALTWDKIVGDHGRSVSIEHFGASADYKTLFREFGMTTEHAVAAAKESLASL; encoded by the coding sequence GTGGCAGCTCTGCAGTGGGATCCCATTGACAACAAGGCGGTAGACACAGCCCGCGTTCTGGCGGCCGACGCGGTGGAGAAGGTGGGCAACGGACATCCCGGCACCGCTATGAGCCTCGCCCCCGCTGCCTATCTGCTCTTCCAGAAGGTGATGCGCCGCGACCCCCGCGACCAGCACTGGCTGGGCCGGGACCGCTTCATCCTCTCGGCCGGCCATAGCTCGCTGACGCAGTACATCCAGCTCTACCTCGGCGGCTACGGACTCGAGCTGGGAGACCTCGAGGCGCTCCGCACCTGGGGCTCGCTGACGCCGGGGCACCCCGAGTACGGGCACACCGACGGGGTGGAGATCACCACCGGCCCGCTCGGCCAGGGCATCTCCTCCTCGGTCGGCTTCGCCTACGCCGCCCGCTACGAGCGCGGCCTGTTCGACCCGGAGGCCGCGCCGGGCACCAGCCCGTTCGACCATTTCGTCTACGTGATCGCCGGCGACGGCGACCTGCAGGAGGGCGTGAGTTCGGAGGCCTCCAGCCTCGCCGGCCACCAGCAGCTCGGCAATCTGATCGCGATCTACGACAGCAACCAGATCTCGATCGAAGACGACACCGACATCGCCTTCACCGAGGACGTCCAGGCGCGCTACGAGGCCTACCACTGGCATGTGCAGGTCGTCGACTGGAAGAAGACCGGCGTCTACACCGAGGACGTCCAGGCGCTCAACGACGCGATCGTCGCCGCGCAGGGCGTGACCGACAAGCCCTCGCTCATCATCCTTAAGACCATCATCGGCTGGCCGTCGCCGAAGAAGCAGAACACCGGCAAGATCCACGGCTCCGCCCTGGGCGCCGACGAGCTGCGCGCGGTCAAGGAGGTGCTCGGCTTCGACCCCGAGCAGACCTTCGAGGTCGCCGACGAGGTCATCGAGCACACCCGCAAGGCCGTCGAGCGCGGCGCCGCGCAGCGCGCCGAGTGGCAGAAGGGCTTCGATGCCTGGGCCGCCGCGAACCCGGAGCGCAAGCAGCTCCTCGACCGCCTGCTCTCCGGCGCCGCGCCCGAGGGCATCGCGGACGCGCTGCCCGTGTTCGAGGCCGGCAAGGACATGTCGACCCGCGCCGCCAGCGGCAAGGTCATCAACGCCATCGCTCCGGTCATGCCGGAGCTGTGGGGCGGATCGGCCGACCTCGCCGAGTCGAACAACACGACCATCGAGGGCGCCGCGTCCTTCGTTCCGGTGGAGCACTCGACCCACGAGTGGACCGGGAACCCCTACGGCCGGGTGCTGCACTTCGGCATCCGCGAGCACGCGATGGCAGCGATCATCAACGGCATTGCACTGCACGGACACACCCGGGCCTTCGGCGGGACGTTCCTGATCTTCAGCGACTACATGCGCCCCGCGGTGCGCCTCGCAGCGCTGATGCGGGTTCCGTCGATCTTCGTCTGGACGCACGACTCCGTGGCTCTCGGCGAGGACGGCCCGACGCACCAGCCGATCGAGCAGCTCTCCACGCTGCGAGCGATCCCGCAGCTGGATGTCGTGCGCCCTGGCGATGCGAACGAGGTCGCCCACGCCTGGAAGACCATCCTCACCCGCCGGAACGGCCCGGCCGGAATCGCGCTGACCCGCCAGAACATCCCGGTGTTCGAGCGCGGCGACGGCGAAGCGGCGGGCGACACCCTGGCCTCCGCCGAGAATGTCGCCAAAGGCGCCTACATCCTGGCCGAGGCGCCGGGCGGCACGCCGGACGTGCTGTTCATCGCCACCGGCTCCGAGGTGCAGATCGCGCTCGAGGCCCGGGACGTGCTGCGCGGCGAAGGGATCAACGCCCGCGTCGTCTCCGCCCCGTGCCTCGAGTGGTTCGCCGAGCAGGACGCCGCCTATCGGGAGAAGGTCCTGCCCGCCGCCCTCAAAGCCCGTGTGTCCATCGAGGCCGGACTCGCCTTGACCTGGGACAAGATCGTCGGCGACCACGGCCGCAGTGTCTCGATCGAGCACTTCGGCGCTTCGGCGGACTACAAGACGCTGTTCCGCGAGTTCGGAATGACCACCGAGCACGCCGTCGCCGCCGCGAAGGAATCGCTCGCGTCGCTGTGA
- a CDS encoding heme o synthase — protein MDVAVESRVEPVGRIGVSRKVKAYISLTKPRVVELLLVTTVPTMILAAGGIPNLWLVLATVVGGYMSAGSAGAFNCYIDRDIDRVMRRTKNRPLVTGELSDREALVFAWALGLASVLVLGFFTNWLAAGLSVAAILIYVVFYTLILKRRTTQNIVWGGVAGCMPVLIGWAAVTNTLGWAPVILFGVIFLWTPPHYWPLSMKYREDYKDAGVPMLAVVRGRAVVGLQVVLYAWAMVACSLLLIPVAHMGVLYAAMALVAGGWFLYESHRLYNLAIRHATVSPMRVFHGSIAYLTLIFLAVAIDPLLPF, from the coding sequence ATGGACGTCGCCGTAGAGAGCCGTGTCGAACCGGTCGGACGCATCGGCGTCTCCCGCAAGGTCAAGGCGTATATCTCCCTGACCAAGCCCCGCGTGGTCGAGCTGTTGCTGGTGACGACCGTGCCGACCATGATCCTCGCGGCGGGAGGCATCCCGAACCTCTGGCTGGTGCTGGCCACCGTCGTCGGCGGCTATATGTCGGCGGGATCGGCCGGCGCGTTCAACTGCTATATCGACCGCGACATCGACCGTGTGATGCGGCGCACGAAGAACCGGCCGCTCGTCACCGGCGAGCTGAGCGACCGCGAGGCCCTCGTCTTCGCCTGGGCGCTCGGTCTGGCATCGGTGCTCGTGCTCGGCTTCTTCACGAACTGGCTCGCCGCAGGCCTCTCAGTGGCGGCCATCCTGATCTACGTGGTGTTCTACACGCTGATCCTCAAGCGCCGCACCACCCAGAACATCGTGTGGGGCGGTGTGGCCGGTTGTATGCCGGTGCTCATCGGCTGGGCGGCGGTCACGAACACGCTCGGCTGGGCGCCCGTCATCCTGTTCGGCGTTATCTTCCTGTGGACCCCGCCACACTACTGGCCGCTGTCGATGAAGTACCGCGAGGACTACAAGGACGCCGGGGTCCCGATGCTGGCGGTGGTCCGTGGACGCGCCGTGGTCGGTCTCCAGGTCGTGCTGTACGCGTGGGCGATGGTGGCGTGCTCGCTCCTGCTCATCCCGGTCGCGCACATGGGTGTGCTCTACGCGGCGATGGCGCTCGTCGCCGGCGGCTGGTTCCTCTACGAGTCGCACCGCCTCTACAACCTCGCGATCCGTCACGCGACGGTGTCGCCGATGCGCGTCTTCCACGGCTCCATCGCCTACCTGACGCTGATCTTCCTGGCCGTCGCGATCGACCCGCTGCTCCCGTTCTGA
- a CDS encoding GNAT family N-acetyltransferase, with protein MRTLRTARLVLDEPREVDIVAVFEACQDAQTQRWVPLPRPYTRASAEFFVRSYCPHGAASGQYLVRALREAEALPLVGVVEVRRDEAPGSASIGCWLAPDARGRGLMREALAAVCDNALAPAPDGLGYTRLHWGHLIGNDRSRSLAESLGFDFSASERQRVAIDDEARELLIGVRTA; from the coding sequence GTGCGGACGCTGAGGACCGCGCGGCTCGTCCTCGACGAACCGCGCGAGGTGGACATCGTCGCGGTCTTCGAGGCGTGCCAGGACGCGCAGACGCAGCGCTGGGTGCCGCTGCCGCGTCCCTACACGCGCGCCAGCGCCGAGTTCTTCGTGCGCAGCTACTGCCCGCACGGAGCCGCCAGCGGTCAGTATCTCGTGCGCGCACTGCGCGAGGCGGAGGCGCTGCCGCTGGTCGGCGTGGTCGAGGTGCGCCGCGACGAGGCCCCGGGGTCGGCCTCCATCGGCTGCTGGCTGGCACCGGACGCCCGTGGCCGTGGGCTCATGCGCGAGGCCCTCGCCGCCGTCTGCGACAATGCGCTCGCCCCCGCTCCGGACGGTCTCGGCTACACCCGTCTGCACTGGGGCCACCTCATCGGAAACGACCGCAGCCGCAGCCTCGCCGAATCCCTTGGATTCGACTTCTCCGCCTCCGAGCGTCAGCGCGTCGCCATCGACGACGAGGCCCGCGAACTCCTCATCGGCGTCCGCACCGCCTGA
- a CDS encoding COX15/CtaA family protein translates to MNRIIAWLPDRVDARLTVIAWIYLIGQIVLVGTGGLVRLTSSGLGCPTWPKCTADSLVNTPEMGIHGIIEFGNRVLGIALGLIAIVAFIAVLRLRRERKDLFWLTLLAGLGIPAQAVIGGLSVLTKLNPYVVGLHFVVSIVLVALCMTFLLRLRTAPGPRARAVPGWFAGVAHLTSAAVAVTILAGILTTGSGPHAGDADAPRNGLNPEILQHVHALPAYATLALTLVLVVGSLGRRAAPVRRCAMWLLAVEALQIAVGLVQANTGLPGILVGVHMMLAAALAAAMTAVVLTLKAPAEPRTDTASTAA, encoded by the coding sequence ATGAACCGAATCATCGCTTGGCTGCCGGACCGCGTGGATGCCCGGCTCACGGTCATCGCGTGGATCTACCTGATCGGCCAGATCGTGCTGGTCGGCACCGGCGGACTCGTCCGGCTCACCTCGAGCGGCCTCGGCTGCCCGACCTGGCCGAAGTGTACGGCGGACTCGCTCGTGAACACGCCCGAGATGGGCATCCACGGGATCATCGAGTTCGGCAACCGGGTGCTGGGCATCGCGCTCGGACTGATCGCCATCGTGGCTTTCATCGCCGTCCTGCGACTGCGCAGGGAGCGGAAGGACCTGTTCTGGCTGACGCTGCTGGCCGGTCTCGGCATCCCGGCGCAGGCCGTGATCGGCGGCCTCAGCGTGCTCACGAAGCTGAACCCGTACGTGGTCGGCCTGCACTTCGTCGTCTCGATCGTCCTGGTCGCGCTGTGCATGACGTTCCTGCTGAGACTGCGCACCGCGCCCGGCCCACGCGCACGGGCGGTGCCGGGATGGTTCGCCGGCGTCGCGCACCTCACCAGCGCCGCCGTCGCCGTCACGATCCTGGCCGGCATCCTCACCACGGGCTCGGGACCGCACGCGGGGGACGCCGACGCGCCGCGCAACGGATTGAACCCGGAGATCCTGCAGCACGTCCACGCCCTCCCGGCGTATGCGACGCTGGCCCTGACGCTGGTGCTCGTGGTCGGGTCGCTGGGCCGCCGCGCGGCGCCGGTGCGCCGGTGCGCGATGTGGCTGCTCGCGGTCGAAGCGCTCCAGATCGCTGTCGGGCTCGTCCAGGCGAACACCGGCCTGCCGGGCATCCTCGTCGGTGTCCACATGATGCTGGCGGCGGCTCTCGCCGCCGCCATGACCGCCGTGGTCCTCACACTGAAAGCCCCCGCCGAGCCCCGGACGGACACCGCCAGCACGGCCGCCTGA